Within Sorghum bicolor cultivar BTx623 chromosome 2, Sorghum_bicolor_NCBIv3, whole genome shotgun sequence, the genomic segment ATACTCCAAGAGCACTCAACCATGCACGGAAAATTGAAGGAATCAGTCCTAGCGCACGTCTCGAATCAACGCAACTTCGGGGCAGGTACTAGGGTGATAGCTCCCGCCCGCGGCTAAGATCGGGGCAAGGAATTCGTTACCTGTGGAGTAGGGCTGTGACCAATCGCCGTCGCCGCCTCAGGCTTCGCAGAGCAAGAGCGGCGGATTCCTTGTGACCCAGTCCCTCCCTAAACCCTACCGCTAACCGAGTGGCCTCTCGGCCGGGTTTAAGCCGGGCGGTCCGGGAGACCGGGACTGACACGTCGATGCGTGATCAGGCCCATGAACACGAAGGAACCAGCTGGATCGGGCCATTAATCAATCATATTGACATGTGGCCCAGTTACACACGcgtctcctttttttttttacttttttcttcatcggaagaagaaaaaaaaaagaaaagaaaaggagaagCCGGTTCTTCAATCAATCTCTCAAAAGCTAATCGCGATTAGGCAGGTCTGGTTACGTGAGCCAAAAGAAGTAGCAGTATCAGTGACCAGGAGAAGGGAAAGATGAGATGAACtccactgcactgcactgctGGAGCGGATAAATATGCCTCCGGAACCGGAAAGGCGAGGCTTTTGCACCTCCCTCCGTTGGCGCCTGCTCTGCCTCTGCTCGCCACCACTTTGGCGTTTCTCTCGTCTTGTTTACgtatttcataaaaaaaaaaaggacagcCACAGCTCGATTCGGCCGAGATTTTCCTCCCAACCGCAGTCCGCAGTGCGTCACGAGCAGCAGCGATGATCGCTTCCTTTGGCTTGGCGGCGGCCTTATCGTACCCGGCCGTCACCAGCGACAAAAACAAGCGACCTAACTCCAAACCGGCCCACGAATCACGATCCGTCTCGTTACGAATTCCCAGAGCAACGAATCATGAAGCGTCACGGAACAAAGCAAATAGTAGGACTGAAGCTCGTAGTGCCATGCCACGGTCGAAGAAAACACACTAGTAGTACGCGTTTATAGCGTGCAAGGATGCGCGAAATCTTTTGACACTTTTGACTCGTGTCCTCTTTGTTGCCGCAGGAAGGATCAGCGACTGTCTCCGCGCGCCTGCGGTCCTGACCGTGATCCGCGCGAACGCAACGcccactatttttttttttcgtCGACAACAGTAAAACATAACACACGACGACAGCCTAACACGCGACCGAAACCAAAAAACAGAAAAATTGACACGACGGCGCCTCGCGCGCGCACGCGTACACCACGACCACCACCCACTAGTGACACGCCGGCCCAACCCACTAGCGCGGATGGTGGTGGCATCGCGCATGCGCATGCAATTGCAGCCGCCTCCAGAGTCCAGTCGCTTTGACCGCGGCCCGGCGGCACGTTGACGGCTGCGGGGTCCCCGGGCGGCCGACGAGGCGAGCGCCGCGCCAACCGAACGGGGACGGGGATCCTTTTCTCACCGTCGCGGGCGGGCGCCCTCGCGCGACGCTGACAGCGCGGTCCCCCGTGGTCCCGACACCTCGGCGCGGACACGGGGTCGCTTTCGGAATTCCGAACCCCCGCCGCGGAAAGCAACGGGTGGGGAGGGGGCCGCACCAGCGCTCGCTGTCGCAGCGACAGGCACCGGGCGCGGGGCGTACCCGCGCCCCGCCGAGCGCGGGGAGGCCGATGGATCGGGCGCGGACGGCGGGGATGCTGTGGGTGGGGGAGGAGCCCGGTGGGATTTGGGGGCGCGGTGTGAAAGGCGgcactggaaaagcagaggccGCCCGCCGAGGGGGTGGATGGATGGAGCGGGGCTGTGGGCTGGGCGGGGAAAAAGCAAGCAAAGCGTGGGGGGCCTTTTCGCCTTCCACACCGTCTTTTCGCGAAATTGCACGCGGGCGCGCCGCGCTGGGTGCTCTGCTCAGCTCCCGAGTGTTTTCCTCTGTGGGGATTTGCGGCCGCCCACGTTGGCTTGCTCGTATTCTCACAAACGACCCTCACCCATGGTCATGGTTGATGGTTCCCTACAGCTATGTTCATTCAGGTAAGAAATGCAGGTGTGTGAGTGCTGTGATAACCTATCATCACATGTATAATGTGCTAGTACCTTGGTAGCTGCTCTGGTGCTTGCTCGCATTTTCCCAATCGAATTATGTGTTGCTGCCTTGTCAGCCTTGCTCATAGTAAAAGTACTACTCGCTGATTTcttatgagagaaaaaaattGTTGAATGACTGGCAGATTCGACTGATAAGCTTAAGCATCTCTACTATCTTTTTCTAgcaaataaaaaaacataacaATAGTTGCATATGTCGTTGAGGTCAATTTCACAATGGAATTAGGAGAGTTTAGAGGCTATATTAGTTCCTTGATATGCTTGGTAGTTGAGTAGAGTATGTTCAGAGCCTATTCGCTTCTCTGGAAAGACATGGCTGAAAGTATTGTTTGCTGATtttttatgagagaaaaatattattgaatgaCTGACAGCTTCAGCAGATAAGTTGAAGCAAACATGGCCTCAATCTTACCCACATCTCTAGTGATTGCGTAACAaaactaagggcctgtttggcacGACTCATACTTCGTGAGCAGCATATGCGGAGAAGACTGAGAAATCCTATCAAATACTTTAGGATGAGTTGTATTTTAGACCTGTAGTCGGTCCAAAAGAGTATTTGGAGGAAAAGCTTGCAAAATACATTCTAAAATACATGCAACTTTTCTTTACAACGAAACTAATACCACTGCGCCAAATATAAAATGTACATCAACGAATAACCTCTTCCAGTGCCCAAATTTTCCATCACATTGGTTATTTCTCTTTGATTTTATGGTTGAATAGTCATATACCATCTCTTCCTTGTCTTCCAAGTTTCAACTGacatttttcattttttatgaCCACATCCCTTATTTATATGCACTTCTTTTGGTATATGGCTTTGTTCGTTTGTCTTATAAgccatacttttttttttctgccagccaacaatgttttttctctcacaataaaacagcgaacaatatttttagccatgacttttcagaccagcgaatAGGCTCAAAACTGAACGCTCCTTTTCTTTGCCATTTATTTAAGTACAATATGTTCTTCTTTACTATTCGATCCTTGCCAAATTTATCAAGCCACCTATTAAATAACACAGACGTGATATACTTGACAGCTATCTGAAGTGGTGCTAATTTTCTCACTTTAGAGTTTATATCTATGCACATATTTTTTTCCTGGGCAATACGTGAGGTATGACAGACACCAACAAACTGGGTAAACACTAGAGCAACTATCAACCTCAAACACTTTATATTCTAACTTTAAGAAAACCTAATTTTAGTTATAAgcctttatttcaaaatcttataGTGCCTACAATTGACATGATACTCACTTTTTCACCTACATTGCCTCATGTAGAAATTCTAGGAAGAATTTTCCATATCTAATCTAACCAGTAAGCCCACTTTGTATTATTAGAGTTGAAATATGTTATTGACAATCAGCCCAAAACACACCCCAATGCTATTACAGTGCGTGCAATTTGAGGGTAAACGGAGGTCTTCACCGCAAACCATACTGTGCGGGGTGCAAGTGCAACCCAGCCGCTGGGTCACATGCTCCAGCCTCCAAGCTTCCAAACCAAGCAACCCCCATCCCACCAGGCCACCACCTCCATCCGAGGGCGCAAAGCGCAAAACCCCACCCACCACGAGGTCCCCTCCGCAAAAGATCCACGCGTGCCCCGTCCCTCTCGCCgccgggcgccgccgccgccacactCTTACTGCACTCCACCGCGGGCCAAGCACTCCGCCACTCCCCCACTGTCCCGCCTCAATGcgacggcggccgccgccgccgccgccgccaccagcaCCGACTCCGCCCATGGCCGCTCGAACCATGCTGCTGCTCGTGCCGCTCTTGCTGCTGCTCGGTGACGCCACCTCGGCCTCCGTCAGCGGCGAGCGCGAGGCGTTGTTGAAGTTCAAGGCGGCTGTGACGGCCGACCCGGGCGGGCTGCTGCGCGACTGGTCCCCGGCGTCCGCGGACCACTGCCGCTGGCCGGGCGTGTCGTGCGGCGCGGCCGGGGAGGTGGTCGCGCTCAACGTCACCTCCTCGCCCGGGCGCGCGCTCGCGGGCGCGCTGTCCCCGGCCGTCGCGGCGCTGCGGGAGCTCCGCGTGCTCGCACTCCCGTCCCACGCGCTCTCGGGCCCGCTCCCGCCCGCGATCTGGACGCTGCGCCGGCTCCGCGTGCTCGACCTCTCCGGCAACCGCCTCCAGGGCGGGATCCCCGCAGTGCTCGCCTGCGTCGCCCTCCAGACGCTAGACCTTGCCTACAACCAGCTCAACGGCTCCGTGCCCGCGGCCCTCGGCGCGCTCCCTGTGCTGCGCCGCCTGTCACTTGCCTCCAACCGCTTCGGTGGCGCCATCCCTGACGAGCTCGGTGGCGCCGGTTGCCGCAACCTGCAGTTCCTCGACGTCTCTGGGAACATGCTCGTCGGTGGCATCCCCCGGAGCCTGGGGAACTGTACCGAGCTGCAAGCACTGTTACTGTCCTCCAACAATCTGGATGACATCATCCCGCCGGAGATTGGTCGGCTCAAGAACCTGCGTGCCTTGGATGTGTCCAGGAACAGTTTGAGTGGACCTGTGCCAGCGGAGCTTGGCGGTTGCATTCAGCTGTCAGTGCTTGTGTTGTCCAATCCATATGCACCGCCTGGTGGTTCTGATTCATCTGATTATGGTGAGCCTGATGACTTCAACTACTTCCAAGGAGGGATTCCGGATGCTGTCGCTACGCTGCCGAAGCTAAGGATGTTGTGGGCGCCAAGGGCTACATTGGAAGGAGAGTTGCCGGGTAATTGGAGTTCTTGCCAGAGCTTGGAGATGATGAATTTGGGGGAGAATCTGTTCTCTGGTGGGATTCCTAAGGGGTTGGTGGAATGTGAGAACATGAAGTTCCTGAATTTGAGCACGAACAAGTTTACAGGTTCAGTTGATCCTTCGCTGCCGGTGCCTTGCATGGACGTGTTTGATGTCAGTGGAAACCAGCTGTCTGGCTCTATTCCAGTGTTTATCTCAAAAAAGAGTTGTCTTTCATCCCATCCCCCATTGGATTACTTGGTGTCAGAGTATTCTTCCTCCTTCAAATATCAAGCCCTTGCTGGCTTTATGTCATCCTCATCCCCATTTGGTGTGCATTTGACAAGCTACCATAGTTTTTCCCGGAACAATTTTACTGGTGCAGTTACATCCTTGCCTCTTGCTACTGAAAAGTTGGGGATGCAGGGGTCCTATGCATTCTTGGCTGATGGGAATCATCTTGATGGTCAGCTTCAGCCTAGTCTATTTAACAAGTGCAACAGCTCAAGGGGCTTCGTCGTGGAAGTCAGTAACAACTTGATAAGCGGAGCTATTCCCACAGACATTGGCTCGCTGTGCAGTTCTATCGTTGTTCTTGGTATTGCTGGTAATCAGCTTTCAGGTATGATACCATCAAGTATTGGGGAGTTAAGTTACCTTATCAGCATGGATTTGAGTAGGAATCGCCTCGGTGGTGTAATTCCTACTTCTATGAAGAACTTGCCACATTTACAGCACCTCTCTTTGGCTCAGAACCTTCTGAATGGCACCATTCCAGCCAATATTAATCAGTTGCACGCTCTCAAGGTTTTGGACCTGTCATCCAACCTCCTCACAGGGGTGATCCCTGGTGGCCTTGCTGACTTGAAAAATCTCACTGCTCTACTCCTTGATAACAATAAACTTACTGGGAAGATTCCTTCAGGATTTGCTAACTCAGCATCCCTTACCACGTTTAATGTGTCATTCAACAATTTGTCTGGTCCAGTGCCAACAAATGGTAATACAGTTAGATGTGACAGCGTTATTGGGAATCCTTTACTGCAATCTTGTCATGTGTACACTTTGGCTGTGCCATCAGCTGCTCAGCAGGGTCGAGGCTTGAATTCAAACGACAACAATGATACAACACCTTCTGACTCACAAAATGAAGGAGCCAACAGTTCATTTAATGCAATTGAGATTGCTTCAATAACTTCTGCAACAGCCATTGTTTCTGTCCTCCTTGCACTGATCGTGCTCTTCATATACACAAGGAAGTGCGCTCCCCGGATGTCAGCTCGGTCTTCTGGAAGGAGAGAAGTTACACTCTTCCAAGATATTGGTGTCCCAATCACTTATGAGACTGTTGT encodes:
- the LOC8060655 gene encoding LRR receptor-like serine/threonine-protein kinase RPK2 is translated as MRRRPPPPPPPPAPTPPMAARTMLLLVPLLLLLGDATSASVSGEREALLKFKAAVTADPGGLLRDWSPASADHCRWPGVSCGAAGEVVALNVTSSPGRALAGALSPAVAALRELRVLALPSHALSGPLPPAIWTLRRLRVLDLSGNRLQGGIPAVLACVALQTLDLAYNQLNGSVPAALGALPVLRRLSLASNRFGGAIPDELGGAGCRNLQFLDVSGNMLVGGIPRSLGNCTELQALLLSSNNLDDIIPPEIGRLKNLRALDVSRNSLSGPVPAELGGCIQLSVLVLSNPYAPPGGSDSSDYGEPDDFNYFQGGIPDAVATLPKLRMLWAPRATLEGELPGNWSSCQSLEMMNLGENLFSGGIPKGLVECENMKFLNLSTNKFTGSVDPSLPVPCMDVFDVSGNQLSGSIPVFISKKSCLSSHPPLDYLVSEYSSSFKYQALAGFMSSSSPFGVHLTSYHSFSRNNFTGAVTSLPLATEKLGMQGSYAFLADGNHLDGQLQPSLFNKCNSSRGFVVEVSNNLISGAIPTDIGSLCSSIVVLGIAGNQLSGMIPSSIGELSYLISMDLSRNRLGGVIPTSMKNLPHLQHLSLAQNLLNGTIPANINQLHALKVLDLSSNLLTGVIPGGLADLKNLTALLLDNNKLTGKIPSGFANSASLTTFNVSFNNLSGPVPTNGNTVRCDSVIGNPLLQSCHVYTLAVPSAAQQGRGLNSNDNNDTTPSDSQNEGANSSFNAIEIASITSATAIVSVLLALIVLFIYTRKCAPRMSARSSGRREVTLFQDIGVPITYETVVRATGSFNASNCIGSGGFGATYKAEIAPGVLVAIKRLSVGRFQGAQQFDAEIKTLGRLRHPNLVTLVGYHLGESEMFLIYNYLSGGNLERFIQERSKRPVDWKMLHKIALDVAKALAYLHDTCVPRILHRDVKPSNILLDTNYTAYLSDFGLARLLGNSETHATTGVAGTFGYVAPEYAMTCRVSDKADVYSYGVVLMELISDKKALDPSFSPYGNGFNIVAWACMLLRQGRAREFFIDGLWDVGPHDDLVETLHLAVMCTVDSLSIRPTMKQVVQRLKQLQPPIREHR